CGACCCGCTCGACGCCGTCCGCCTGGTACTGCGCGAAGGCCTCCGCCGGGTGCTCCAGGTAGCCCTCGATGTGCGAGGTCGCCGTCGGCGCCATGGTCGGCGGGAGGTACGGCAGCAGCCGCGGGTCGACCGCGAAGCGGCTCATGACCTCCAGGGCCGCCGCCGCGTTCTCCTCACGGATCGAGACACGGCCCTGGTGCCGGGTCTCCACGACCCTGCGCCCGTGCACGTCCGCCAGGTCCAGCGGGCGGCCGTCGTGTCCGCCGGGCGCCTCGGTCCGCAGCGGCTTCGCCGGCTCATACCAGACCTGCTCCGCGGGTACGTCGACGAGCTCTCGCTCCGGCCAGCGCAGCGCGGTCAGCTTGCCGCCGAAGACGGCGCCGGTGTCCAGGCAGATGGTGTTGTTCAGCCATGTGGCGTCCGGGACCGGTGTGTGGCCGTACACCACAGCCGCGCGGCCTCGGTAGTCCTCCGCCCACGGGTAGCGCACCGGCAGCCCGAACTCGTCGGTCTCCCCGGTGGTGTCGCCGTACAGGGCGTGCGAGCGCACCCGCCCCGACGTGCGGCCGTGGTACTTCTCGGGCAGACCGGCGTGGCAGACCACCAGCTTCCCGCCGTCGAGGACGTAGTGGCTGACGAGCCCGTCGATGAACTCCCGCACCTCGGCGCGGAACTCCTCGCTCTCGGTCTCCATCTGCTCGATGGTCTCGGCGAGTCCGTGGGTGTGCTGGACGTTGCGGCCCTTGAGGTAGCGGCCGTACTTGTTCTCGTGGTTGCCCGGCACGCACAGCGCGTTGCCCGACTTCACCATCGACATCACGCGCCGCAGCACACCGGGGCTGTCCGGGCCGCGGTCGACGAGGTCACCGACGAAGACGGCGGTACGGCCGTCCGGGTGCACGCCGTCGCGGTAGCCCAGCGTGCCGAGCAGCGTCTCCAGTTCGGACGCGCAGCCGTGGATGTCGCCGACGATGTCGAAGGGGCCGGTGAGGTGGGTGAGGTCGTTGAAGCGCTTCTCGGTGACGACGGTGGCGTTCTCGACGTCCTCCGTACCGCGCAGCACGTGGACCTTGCGGAAGCCCTCGCGCTCCAGGTGCCTGATCGAGCGGCGCAGTTCGCGGATGTGCCGCTGGATGACCCGGCGCGGCATGTCGGCCCGGTCGGTGCGGCCCGCGTTGCGTTCGGCGCACACCTCCTCTGGGACGTCGAGGACGATGGCTATCGGCAGCACGTCGTACTTCCGCGCGAGCTCGATCAGCTGGCGGCGGGAGTCCTGCTGGACGCTGGTGGCGTCGACGACCGTACGGCGGCCGGCCGCCAGGCGCTTGCCGGCGATGTAGTGCAGGACGTCGAAGGCGTCCCGGGTCGCGCTCTGGTCGTTCTCGTCGTCGGAGACCAGGCCGCGGCAGAAGTCGGAGGAGATCACCTCGGTGGGCTTGAAGTGCCTGCGGGCGAAGGTCGACTTGCCGGAGCCCGAGGCGCCGACGAGGACGACGAGGGAGAGGTCGGTGACGGGCAGGACACGCCCGTTCGTCGCCTGGTTCATGCGGCCTTCGCCTCCTTCTCGTCGGTCACGTTCACATTGAATACGGCCATCTGCGTGGGCGGCCCCACCTCTGGGTCGTCGAGCCCCACGGGCACGAACTCCACCTCGTACCCGTGCCGTTCGGCGACCGCCCGCGCCCATGCGCGGAACTCCTCGCGCGTCCACTCGAACCGGTGGTCGCTGTGCCGGACGTGACCGGCCGGGAGGGACTCCCAGCGGACGTTGTACTCGACGTTCGGGGTCGTCACCAGGACGGTCCTCGGGCGGGCGGAGCCGAACACCGCGTACTCCAGGGCGGGCAGCCGCGGCAGGTCGAGGTGCTCGACGACCTCGCTGAGCACGGCCGCGTCGTAGCCCTTGAGGCGGCTGTCGGTGTAGGCGAGGGAGGACTGGAAGAGCCGTACGCGCGAAGCCTGCCGCTCGCCCATCCGGTCCAGCTTCAGCCGCCGGCCGGCGATGGTGAGCGCGCGCATCGACACGTCCACGCCCACGATCTCGGTGAACGCCGGGTCCTTGAGCATGGCCTGCACCAACTGGCCCTGTCCGCAGCCGAGGTCGAGGACGCGTGCGGCGCCGGACGCCTTCAGCGCGGCCAGGATCGCGTCCCGGCGCTGCACGGCGAGCGGCGTCGGCTTCTCCTCCGCCTCCGTCTCGGCCTCCACGGCGTTGTCGATGTCCTCGACCTCGCTGTCGTCGGCCTCCGCGAGCCGTACCAGCTCCAGCCGCTCCATCGCCTCGCGGGTCAGCGACCAGCGGCGCGAGAGGTACCGGCTGGTGATCAGCTTCTGCTCCGGGTGGTCCGGCAGCCAGCCCTCACCTGCGCGCAGCAGCTTGTCGACCTCGTCGGAGGCGACCCAGTAGTGCTTGGCGTCGTCGAGGACGGGGAGCAGGACGTACAGGTGCCGCAGGGCTTCGGCGAGGGTCAGTGCCTGCGACTCCAGAACGAGCCGGACATAGCGCGAGTCGCCCCACTCGGGGAACTGCACGTCCAGCGGCACGGGCTCGACGGTCACGGCCCAGCCGAGCGGCTCGAAGAGCCGGCGTACGAGCTCCGGGCCGCCCCGGGCCGGCAGCGAGGGCACCTCGATGCGCAGCGGCAGCGGCTCGGCGGCGCGCTCGGGACGGGCATTGCACACACCCCGCATCGCGCTGGAGAACACGGCACTCAGCGCCACGGCCAGCAGCGAGGAGGCCGCGTAGGGGCGGTCGTTGACGTACTGCGCGAGCGCCGCGTCGGGGGCGCCGCCGCGGCCCTTGCCCTTGCCGCGCCTGACCAGCGCCACCGCGTCGACCTCCAGCAGCAGCGCGGCCGTGCAGCGTTGGTCGTCCGCCTCGGGGTACAGCACATGGGCCGTGCCGTACGAGGTGGAGAACCGCTGCGCCTTCTCGGGATGCTTGTGCAGCAGGAAGCCGAGATCGGTCGCGGGGCGTTCGGGGGTCCCGGTGGTGGTGATGGTCAGGAACACGGTGGTGGGCCTTCGGATAGATTCTGCGCCGCGCCGGTGCGCAGCCTGTACAACCTACCGAGCGCGAACCGGAACCACCTGCGGTTTTCTCCCCGCAGCCCGACACACACGACGGCCCCCGAGGACGTACTCCCCGGGGGCCGCGGGTTCGGGACTACGACAGCTGGGACTGGACCTGGGAGGAGATCAGTTCCAGGTGGTCCAGGTCGTTCAGGTCGAGGACCTGGAGGTATACGCGCTGTGAGCCCGCCTCCTGGTAGCGGCCGATCTTCTCGACGACCTCCTCGGGGGAGCCGGCGAGCCCGTTGACCTTCAGCTCGTCGACCTCGCGGCCGATCGCGGCGGCGCGGCGGGCGACCTCCTGGTCGTCCTTGCCCACGCACACCACGAGGGCGTTGGAGTAGACGAGGTCGTCGCCCTTGCGGCCGGCCTCCTCGGCGGCGGCCCGCACCCGCCCGAACTGCCGCTCGCTGTCCTCGATCGAGGCGAACGGCATGTTGAACTCGTCGGCGTACTTGCCGGCCAGCCGCGGCGTACGGGTGGCGCCGTGGCCGCCGATCAGCACCGGAATCCTGTCCTGCGCGGGCTTGGGCAGGGCGGGCGACCCGGTGAGGTCGTAGTAGGAGCCGTGGAAGTCGAAGGTCGCGCCGGCCTCGGTCGACCACAGCCCGGTGACGATGGCGAGCTGCTCCTCCAGCCGCGCGAACTTCTCCTTCGGGAACGGGATGCCGTACGCCTTGTGCTCCTCCTCGAACCAGCCCGCGCCGAGGCCGAGTTCGACACGGCCGCCGGACATCTGGTCGACCTGGGCGACCTGGATGGCGAGCACGCCGGGAAGCCGGAAGGTGCCGGCGGTCATCAGGGTGCCGAGCCGGATCCGCTTGGTCTCACGGGCGAGGCCGGCGAGCGTGATCCATGCGTCGGTGGGCCCGGGCAGACCGTCCCCGGAACCCATCTTCAAGTAGTGGTCGGACCGGAAGAAGGCATCGAATCCGAGGTCCTCGGTGGCCTTCGCCACGGTGAGCAAGGTCTCGTAGGTCGCCCCCTGCTGGGGCTCGGTGAAGATGCGAAGATCCATGACTCCATCCTGCACGCCGGGACGCATGTGGACCGCACCGGTCCCCCTGGCCCCCGCCAACCCGGTCGGGTGAATTCCGTCAACGCCGAAGACGACGTCAGCCCAGGCCAGTGACCGCCCCCGACAGTGATCGTTGGCTCGGTCGGAGCCGGACCGCCCGGCCCTCGCCCCGGCCGGTCGGAGCCGGAGCGTCACCGTGTCGGCCCACTGCCACTGGGGGGGGCCGGAGGCCCGAGGAGGCCGTGATGTCCGAGGAATTCGCGCCACAGCAGAGCGACGGGAACGGCCGGCCGAAAGGGCTGCTCCAGCAGATGGAGGAGCTGATGGCGGCGCTCAACGCGGACCTGTCGGCCCTGGACGCGGATCTGCAGGCCACCGGCACCCCGGGGCAGGGCCGGCGTCAGGAGGGCGAGGCGGGCTGACCCACCCCGCCGCCCGGCCGACCGGCCCTCGGCGCTGTGACAGTCGTCGTGCCGGGGGCTGTCGGTCGGCTACCCCGCCTCCCGCTCCGCCAGCACCTCGTCCCGGTCCGCCAGTCTGCGCAGCATCTCAAGGACCCGGTCCCGGGACTCGTCCGCCGCGTCGATGGCCTCCATGCACTGCCAGTACGTCGCCTCGTCGTCCGCGGCGCTTGCCAGGCCGACCAGGGCGATGCCGGCCTCGCCCAGCAGGCTCCCGAGGTTCAGCAGCGTCTGCCGCGCGTCGCCCAGCTCCGTGAGCTGGGCCGCCCGTAAGGCGCCGTCCGCGAGGTCCGGTGTGTCGAGGACCCCGCAGCCGCGCCCCGCCAGCTCCGTCAACCCCAGCGCCTCACCGCGCAGTTCGGGTGGACCGAAGACCGCGAACCGGCTTCCTATCGCCTGAGCCAGGGCCTGCGCCTGCCACACCTCGGTCATGATTTCCGGCGCGCCCCCGCTTCCCGCCAGCGCACGCCTGCTAGTCACGATGAGCCGCACCGCGTCCATCCGCAGTCCCCGTCTGTCTGGACGCGCTGCCCACGCGTCCGCCTGAACTCCCTTGTTCACTACCCAGCGTGAAGGGCGCTGAGACGAAAAGCCAGAGGAAGACGGAAATCTGCGGACAACTTTTCGGTTGCGGTCTGCTGAATAGATACGGAGAGTTAAAGCGGACGACGACCTTCCCCGCGCGCCCGCGCCCCTTCACTACGGCGCGGGAAACCTCCGCTCGTTGCGGTCGATCTTCGCGTCCAGCGCAGCCAGCACATCGATCCCGAGCACCTCACAGAGCTGCAACAGATACGCCAGCACATCCGCGACCTCGTCCGTCACGCGCGCCGCGGACGCCGCGTCGTCCATGACCCGTGCCGACTCCTCCGGCGTCAACCACTGGAAGATCTCCACGAGTTCGGACGCCTCGACGCTGAGCGCCGCGACGAGGTTCTTCGGTGTGTGGTACGGCTGCCAGTTGCGCGCGGCGGCGAACTCGGCCAGCCTGCGCTGGAGCGCCGCCACATCAAGGGGTTCGGTCACGGCTCCAGGTGTACCACCGACACGCCGGCCGTCCCGGACACCCCCGACGCGTCGCTGACGGCCCCGAGCAGCCGGATGTGCCCCCGCTCGCACATCCGCGCCGCCAGCCCGGTCAACTCCCGCAGCTGGGCCGGGTCCAGCCCCCGGTCGAGCCCGTCCGCCAGCACGGTCAGCGTCTGCATCGCCGCGGGCACCTCCCCCGCGGGGTCGACCTCCAGCACCCCGGGCCCCGTCAGCAGGACCAACGACAGCGCGAGATGACGCAGCTCACCGTCGCCCAGCCGGCCGAGCTCCGTCCGCACTCCGTCGCCCCGGTCGAGCACGCCCCGTACCGTTCCGTCCGCGAGCACCTCGGCGAGCACGTCCGCCACGGGCCCCGCGCAGCCCGCCCGCGCCGCGGCCACGAGCAGCGCATGCCGCTGTCCGCACTCGGCCCGCGTCCGCCACAGCACCTCGGCGAGGTTGTCGCACCCGCCGAGCAGCCGCCCGGACCCGGCCGGTACGGCGGCCCGCATCCGTTCGGGACGCGGGTCGCAGGCGAAGACCGACCGCAGCGCCACCACCATCTGCTCCGCGGCGGCGAGCACCCGGCGCTGCCCGTCCGTCTTGCCGGCCACCCGCAGCGGCAGCAGTGCGGTGCCGAGCCGGTCGTCGGGCAGCGGAGCCCGTGTCACCGGCGACTGACCGGCCGTGTGCCAGGCCGCCTGCACGAAGGGGCGGCTCGGATCGCGCAGGGCCGTCTCCAGCAGGACGAGGCCGCCCGCACTGAGCCGCTCCCCCACGATTCGCAGTTCGGGCTCGGCCTGGACGGCGACGTCGAGCCGGACCGGTCCCTCGGGGCCGTCGGCCGTGCACCCGATGCGGAAGCCGCGCCGCCGCTGGGCGTCGGGCCGGGCCCGCTCCGGGACGTACGCGACCGGGTCCGAGAACGCCTCCCCGACCCCGGCGCCGCCACCGAGCCGCGCCAGCGCCTCGTACGCCCGCAGGGCACTCGTCTTGCCGCAGCCGCTGGGCCCGGTGAGGAGCGTGAGCGGTCCGAGCGGGAACGCGGCCCGCCGGTGCCGGGCGAACGCGGACAGCCGCAGCTCGGTCAGCCGGGGCCGGCCGGGGTGCGCCGCGCCGCCCGTCGTATCGGACACGCCCGTACGGCGTTCAGAAGGATGATCGCCCGCCCGCCGCCCCTGAAGCGGTAAGGAGACGGCATCGGCACCAGACACAAACGACACGCCCATGTCCGGACCGTAGGCCCCCCGGCGGCGGGCGAACCGTTCCACCCGGGAGCCCTTCCTACGATCGGGCGACCGTAACGCCGGGCCGTCAGGTACCGGGAACCCCGGCGCCCTCCATCAGTCCGCTCACCTCGGTGCCGGGCGGGGTCAGCAGGAACACGTTCCGGTCGACCCGGTGCATCCCGCTGCCCAGGCCGAAGACGACGCCGGTGCTGAAGTCGAGGACGCGCTTGGCGACCTCGTTCTCCGCCCCGGTGAGGTCCAGGAGCACCGGGATGCCCGCCATCAGCGTCTCGGCGACCTCGCGCGCGTCGCCGAACACATTGACCCGCAGAACGACGAAGCGGCGGCGGGGCTCCGTCTCCGCCTCCGGCATCGCACGATGGTCGACCGCCGACGGCCACGCGTCGCGGCCGCGCAACGGCACGACCTGGGCGAGCCCCTCCCACTGTTCATCGGTGACGTCGTGGCTGTTCACCGGCTCCCCCCGCCTTGACTCGCCTTCAATGCCTGCACCGGCCAATTCTTACGCCAAGTCACCCGTTCGGCCCAACAGCGACACGGTGCGCGACCGCCTCACACGCCCCACATCGCGCCACCGCAAGCCCCTCACATCGCACGACGGGCGGCTGTGTGGCCGACGTAACTCCTCATGATCAAGGGATGTGACATCGACGTAACGGGCAATTCGTACGCTCCAGGCAGCACCCCGGCAGCCGGAGAAAGGCAACGCGTGACCTCGACCACCTCCACGTCCCAGGTCCGCACCGTCTGCGCGTACTGCGGGGTCGGCTGCGGAATCCTGCTGGACGTCGGGATGGGGCCCGACGGGCGGCGTACGGTCCTGAAGGCGTCCGGGGACAAGGCACACCCGGCGAACGCGGGCCGGCTGTGCACGAAGGGCGCGACGACGGCCGAGATGCTGGCCGCGCCCGGCCGGCTGACGACGGCGCTGGTCAGGGGCGAGCGGGGCGAGGAGCCCGGGCCCGCCCCGATGGCGGACGCCGTGGCCCGCACCGCCGGCCGGCTGCGCGCGATCATCGACGAGCACGGGCCGGACGCGCTCGCCTTCTACGTC
The DNA window shown above is from Streptomyces chartreusis and carries:
- a CDS encoding 3' terminal RNA ribose 2'-O-methyltransferase Hen1; protein product: MFLTITTTGTPERPATDLGFLLHKHPEKAQRFSTSYGTAHVLYPEADDQRCTAALLLEVDAVALVRRGKGKGRGGAPDAALAQYVNDRPYAASSLLAVALSAVFSSAMRGVCNARPERAAEPLPLRIEVPSLPARGGPELVRRLFEPLGWAVTVEPVPLDVQFPEWGDSRYVRLVLESQALTLAEALRHLYVLLPVLDDAKHYWVASDEVDKLLRAGEGWLPDHPEQKLITSRYLSRRWSLTREAMERLELVRLAEADDSEVEDIDNAVEAETEAEEKPTPLAVQRRDAILAALKASGAARVLDLGCGQGQLVQAMLKDPAFTEIVGVDVSMRALTIAGRRLKLDRMGERQASRVRLFQSSLAYTDSRLKGYDAAVLSEVVEHLDLPRLPALEYAVFGSARPRTVLVTTPNVEYNVRWESLPAGHVRHSDHRFEWTREEFRAWARAVAERHGYEVEFVPVGLDDPEVGPPTQMAVFNVNVTDEKEAKAA
- a CDS encoding nucleotide pyrophosphohydrolase, with translation MTEPLDVAALQRRLAEFAAARNWQPYHTPKNLVAALSVEASELVEIFQWLTPEESARVMDDAASAARVTDEVADVLAYLLQLCEVLGIDVLAALDAKIDRNERRFPAP
- a CDS encoding DUF6099 family protein, translated to MDAVRLIVTSRRALAGSGGAPEIMTEVWQAQALAQAIGSRFAVFGPPELRGEALGLTELAGRGCGVLDTPDLADGALRAAQLTELGDARQTLLNLGSLLGEAGIALVGLASAADDEATYWQCMEAIDAADESRDRVLEMLRRLADRDEVLAEREAG
- a CDS encoding LLM class F420-dependent oxidoreductase: MDLRIFTEPQQGATYETLLTVAKATEDLGFDAFFRSDHYLKMGSGDGLPGPTDAWITLAGLARETKRIRLGTLMTAGTFRLPGVLAIQVAQVDQMSGGRVELGLGAGWFEEEHKAYGIPFPKEKFARLEEQLAIVTGLWSTEAGATFDFHGSYYDLTGSPALPKPAQDRIPVLIGGHGATRTPRLAGKYADEFNMPFASIEDSERQFGRVRAAAEEAGRKGDDLVYSNALVVCVGKDDQEVARRAAAIGREVDELKVNGLAGSPEEVVEKIGRYQEAGSQRVYLQVLDLNDLDHLELISSQVQSQLS
- a CDS encoding cell division protein SepF encodes the protein MNSHDVTDEQWEGLAQVVPLRGRDAWPSAVDHRAMPEAETEPRRRFVVLRVNVFGDAREVAETLMAGIPVLLDLTGAENEVAKRVLDFSTGVVFGLGSGMHRVDRNVFLLTPPGTEVSGLMEGAGVPGT
- a CDS encoding AAA family ATPase encodes the protein MSDTTGGAAHPGRPRLTELRLSAFARHRRAAFPLGPLTLLTGPSGCGKTSALRAYEALARLGGGAGVGEAFSDPVAYVPERARPDAQRRRGFRIGCTADGPEGPVRLDVAVQAEPELRIVGERLSAGGLVLLETALRDPSRPFVQAAWHTAGQSPVTRAPLPDDRLGTALLPLRVAGKTDGQRRVLAAAEQMVVALRSVFACDPRPERMRAAVPAGSGRLLGGCDNLAEVLWRTRAECGQRHALLVAAARAGCAGPVADVLAEVLADGTVRGVLDRGDGVRTELGRLGDGELRHLALSLVLLTGPGVLEVDPAGEVPAAMQTLTVLADGLDRGLDPAQLRELTGLAARMCERGHIRLLGAVSDASGVSGTAGVSVVHLEP
- a CDS encoding polynucleotide kinase-phosphatase, with translation MNQATNGRVLPVTDLSLVVLVGASGSGKSTFARRHFKPTEVISSDFCRGLVSDDENDQSATRDAFDVLHYIAGKRLAAGRRTVVDATSVQQDSRRQLIELARKYDVLPIAIVLDVPEEVCAERNAGRTDRADMPRRVIQRHIRELRRSIRHLEREGFRKVHVLRGTEDVENATVVTEKRFNDLTHLTGPFDIVGDIHGCASELETLLGTLGYRDGVHPDGRTAVFVGDLVDRGPDSPGVLRRVMSMVKSGNALCVPGNHENKYGRYLKGRNVQHTHGLAETIEQMETESEEFRAEVREFIDGLVSHYVLDGGKLVVCHAGLPEKYHGRTSGRVRSHALYGDTTGETDEFGLPVRYPWAEDYRGRAAVVYGHTPVPDATWLNNTICLDTGAVFGGKLTALRWPERELVDVPAEQVWYEPAKPLRTEAPGGHDGRPLDLADVHGRRVVETRHQGRVSIREENAAAALEVMSRFAVDPRLLPYLPPTMAPTATSHIEGYLEHPAEAFAQYQADGVERVVCEEKHMGSRAVALVCRDAETALKRFGVDGPTGSLYTRTGRPFFDDESVTETILDRIRTAAGEAGLWDELATDWLLLDAELMPWSLKASGLLRSQYAAVGAASGAVFPGAVAALEGAAARGVDVSDLLARQRERASDAAAFTEAYRRYCWTTDGLDGVRLAPFQVLAVQGRSLTGLPHDEQLALLDRLVEHDGSGLLQTTRRLYVDTGDPESVRAGVDWWLEMTGRGGEGMVVKPLGAVVRSKEGRLVQPGIKCRGREYLRIIYGPEYTRPDNLDRLRKRFLNHKRSLAVREYALGLEALDRLAEGEPLWRVHEAVFGVLALESEPVDPRL